One window of the Eucalyptus grandis isolate ANBG69807.140 chromosome 8, ASM1654582v1, whole genome shotgun sequence genome contains the following:
- the LOC104415216 gene encoding GATA transcription factor 16, whose protein sequence is MEMQDASDKGSESPGVASSEESHVTETKKTCADCGTTKTPLWRGGPAGPKSLCNACGIRSRKKRRDLLGVSKKPTEDKKRKKINSHSPSNNSTGNRFGDSLKQKLLAFLRKEVMMQKKSAVPSSSSSSTSSLERQRKKLGEEEQAAVLLMALSYGSVYA, encoded by the exons ATGGAAATGCAGGACGCGAGTGACAAG GGATCGGAGTCGCCGGGGGTAGCTTCGTCGGAGGAGAGCCACGTGACGGAGACCAAGAAAACGTGTGCTGATTGCGGCACCACCAAAACCCCTCTCTGGCGTGGCGGTCCGGCTGGCCCCaag TCTCTGTGCAACGCGTGTGGGATCAGGAgcaggaagaagaggagggacCTTCTGGGCGTAAGCAAGAAACCCACAGAGGACAAGAAGCGCAAGAAGATCAACAGCCACAGCCCGAGCAACAACAGCACCGGCAACCGATTCGGCGATTCGTTGAAGCAGAAGTTGCTGGCTTTTCTCAGAAAAGAAGTGATGATGCAGAAGAAATCCGCTGTGCCGTCATCGTCGTCCTCATCGACATCGAGCCTCGAGAGGCAGAGGAAGAAGCTGGGCGAGGAAGAGCAGGCGGCTGTGCTGTTGATGGCCCTGTCTTACGGCTCTGTTTATGCTTAA